A stretch of DNA from Thalassococcus arenae:
CGCGTCTTCCAGTGTTTTCACCGCCTTTGTGCGACCGAATTTCACTGCATTTTCATCAGCCTGCGCGCGCTTTTTCATGCGAGCCTGCTGTTTGCGGAAGCGGTTGAGATTGATCGGATCGGCCATGCGCCAAGCTTACCCACCGTGGGTGTCATGACAAGCGTCGAGCATGCGTATTTTTCAAAGAGAAGAAGGTACAGAGCGCCTCTGGCTTCTTCTCTTTTTCAAATACGCATGATCCGCCGCCTGGGTCAGTCGCGCGGGCCGATCATGTCCTCGGGGCGGACGATGCGGTCGAACGTGTCGCCATCGACAAAGCCCAGGGCGATCGCCTCTTCGCGCAGCGTCGTGCCGTTCTTGTGGGCGGTCTTGGCGACCTTTGTGGCGTTGTCGTAGCCTATGGTCGGGGCCAGCGCCGTTACCAGCATCAGGCTTTCCTTCATCAGCTTGTCGATCCGCACCTCGTTGGCTTGGATCCCCGCCACCATGTTGTCGGTGAAGGCCGAGGCGCTGTCGCCCAGCAGTTGCATCGATTGCAGCACGTTGTAGGACATCATCGGGTTG
This window harbors:
- a CDS encoding DUF4169 family protein; the protein is MADPINLNRFRKQQARMKKRAQADENAVKFGRTKAVKTLEDAQREKQKRDLDGHKTE